Proteins encoded within one genomic window of Cucurbita pepo subsp. pepo cultivar mu-cu-16 unplaced genomic scaffold, ASM280686v2 Cp4.1_scaffold000190, whole genome shotgun sequence:
- the LOC111784344 gene encoding uncharacterized protein LOC111784344, giving the protein MTSKLDYVVCSIEESKDIDTLTIDELQSSLLVHEQRMRSHINEEHALKLTNGDQSGGRGRGRGSFRGRGRGRGRQNFEKAIVECYNCPKFGLNDNVQEEECWYIDFGCSNHMGGVKQYFSDLNENFIDSVKLSNNTSLVVLGKGNIRLQVNGTMHIITEVFYVIELTNNLLSIGQLQKRGLAVTFQYGRCNAFHHEKGLIIDTKMSENRMFILQATFQPLPSVCFNSITEDKVQLWHGRYRHLITL; this is encoded by the exons ATGACTTCCAAACTTGATTATGTGGTTTGTTCCATTGAGGAATCTAAAGATATAGATACTTTAACCATTGATGAATTGcaaagtagcctacttgttcATGAACAACGCATGCGTTCTCACATCAATGAGGAACATGCCTTGAAATTGACAAATGGAGATCAGTCAGGAGGAAGGGGTCGAGGTCGTGGAAGTTTCAGAGGAAGGGGACGTGGAAGAGGTCGGCAGAACTTCGAGAAAGCCATAGTAGAATGCTACAATTGTCCCAAATTTGGGCTCAATGACAATGTGCAA GAGGAAGAATGTTGGTATATTGATTTTGGCTGTAGCAATCATATGGGTGGAGTAAAGcaatatttttcagatttaaATGAAAACTTCATAGATTCAGTAAAACTCAGCAACAACACAAGCTTGGTTGTACTAGGAAAGGGCAACATAAGGCTGCAAGTGAATGGAACCATGCATATTATTACAGAAGTGTTCTATGTTATAGAATTGACAAACAACTTGTTGAGCATTGGACAATTGCAAAAACGGGGACTTGCTGTTACATTTCAATATGGAAGGTGTAACGCATTCCATCATGAGAAGGGTTTAATCATAGATACAAAGATGTCTGAGAATCGAATGTTCATACTTCAAGCAACATTTCAACCTCTGCCGTCAGTGTGCTTCAACTCAATCACTGAGGACAAAGTGCAGCTTTGGCATGGTAGATATAGGCACCTGATAACTCTCTAA
- the LOC111784346 gene encoding uncharacterized protein LOC111784346 has product MEVFMNRACIDEDNDDIMARFLGGLNTQLAHQVDRQAYFDMQELLHLGVKIEGQLAWEKNSKRYAIPKSTTFNTWKKDANIEKIDFKVRGKYELDKKNKVETSKGKEKVEEYKEVRERNRDIKS; this is encoded by the coding sequence ATGGAGGTCTTTATGAATAGAGCATGCATTGATGAAGACAACGATGATATAATGGCCAGATTCCTTGGTGGGTTAAACACACAACTTGCTCATCAAGTGGATAGGCAAGCATACTTTGATATGCAAGAATTGTTACACCTTGGTGTGAAAATCGAAGGGCAACTAGCTTGGGAGAAGAACTCCAAGAGGTATGCTATTCCTAAGTCTACAACTTTCAACACTTGGAAAAAGGatgcaaatattgaaaagatagATTTTAAGGTTAGAGGAAAGTATGAGCttgacaaaaagaacaaagttgAGACCTCAAAGGGTAAAGAGAAAGTTGAGGAATACAAGGAGGTTcgagaaagaaatagagacaTCAAATCTTAG